The Sinorhizobium sp. B11 genomic interval GAATTTCAACCCTGCCGTGTGGAAGAACATCGCGTCCTTCACGGCCGGATGGCGTTCGCCGCTCAGGATCGCGTCAGCCGCGGTCGTAAGCTCCGGCTCCGCCTGAGATTTGACCTCGCGAGTCATGACACCGGGCGCAAACTGCTTCTTCTGGGCGACGACGCCGCAGATGGAGCCGGCATAGGCGCCGGAAGTGAGTCGGTTCATGACGACACTGCCGACGGCCATATAGCCATCCTCATCCGAATGCTGCGATTCGAAGTACATCGCGCGCTTCAGGCAGTCGCGATCCTTGGTGGTGTAATTGAAAGTGACTTTTGCCGATTGAGCCTGTTTTGTTTTGGCTTTTGCCGGCGCTGCCGGTTTCGGTGTTGTCGTGCAGCTCGCAGCCGCAAGTCCTACGAATAAAATCCCAACCAGGGATTTTCCAAAGGAAATCTCCGCCCTCAACGCTAGGTGCCTCCTATTGGAATTAGTCCAGCCCTTTTCGATCTTAGCGAAAACGTTTTACCCGGCATGTGACAAAAATACAAACAACCGCAGATAACAAAAATAACAAAGGGTTCCCGCCAAAATACGATTCTGGCGGGAGCCGGTATTGCAACGGTGTCAGCTTCGGAAAAGCTTCCAGCGCGTGGGCTTGAAGGCGACGCGTGACCGGTCGAGCCTGTCGGCCTCGCTCGGCGGAAGCTCGATCTCGATATGCGGGCGGTCCTTGCCGATGTCGAGTTCGATATGGCGGGTACCGGCGACGCGCCGACTTGCAACCGGTTGGCCGGCAATACAGTTTTCGGCCGATTCGCAGAGCCGGACATCGTGCGGGCGGAAATAGAGCTGCGCAGCGCCATCAGCTTCACCATCGGCGTTGAGACCCAGCGAGCGCCCTTCGAAGCGGATATCGCCGCCGGCAACTTCCACCTGCAGGCAGTTCGACTGGCCGACGAAGCCGAAGACGAAGGGCGAATTGGGGCTGTCATAGACCTGGTCCGGCGTACCGACCTGTTCGATCGCACCCTGGCTCATGACGACGACTCGGTCGGCAAGCTCCATCGCTTCGTCCTGGTCGTGGGTGACGAAGACGGTGGTGTGGCCGGTGCGGTCATGGATTTCGCGCAGCCATTTGCGCAGGTCCTTGCGCACCTGCGCATCGAGCGCCCCGAAGGGTTCGTCAAGCAACAGAACGTTCGGTTCGACCGCCATGGCGCGGGCAAGAGCTACGCGCTGGCGCTGGCCGCCGGAAAGCTGTGCCGGGTAGCGCTTTTCAAGACCTGAAAGCTGTACGAGATCGAGCAGTTCCAGCGCCCGCTTGCGAATCTCTGCCTTCGGCGGACGGCGCGATGAATTGCGAACCTTCAGGCCGAAGGAGACGTTGTCGAGCACCGTCATATGGCGGAAAAGCGCATAGTGCTGGAACACGAAGCCGATATTGCGTTGCTGGACCGTCTTTCCCGACGCATCTTCGTCGCCGAAAAATATCAGGCCATCGGTCGGGCTTTCGAGGCCGGCGATGAGGCGTAGCAGCGTGGTCTTGCCGGAACCCGACGGGCCGAGCAGTGCGATCAGTTCTCCTGAGCGGATATCGAGCGAGACATCGTGCAGCGCCGGAAAACGATCGAATTCCTTGCGTAGGTTTTGGACGCGTACTTCCATTCTAATTCCTTCAGTGCCGCCGGCTGGCGGCGATTTCCGCGCTATAGCGCATTTCCAGCAGCGTCTTCAAAACAAGCGTGACGAGGGCAAGCAAGGCCAGAAGCGAAGCGACCGCAAAGGCTCCGGTGAAGTTATATTCGTTGTAGAGGATTTCCACCTGCAACGGCATCGTATTGGTTTGCCCGCGAATATGGCCTGACACGACCGAAACGGCACCGAATTCGCCCATGGCGCGGGCATTGCAGAGAAGGACGCCGTAGAGCAGGCCCCATTTGATGTTCGGCAAGGTGACGTGCCAGAAGGCCTGCCAGCCGCTCGCGCCGAGCGAAAGAGCTGCCTCCTCGTCCTGCGTTCCCTGTTCCTGCATGAGCGGGATAAGCTCGCGCGCAACGAAGGGGAAGGTGACGAACATGGTGGCAAGGATCAGCCCCGGCGCCGCAAACAGGATCTTGATGTCATTGGCGCTCAGCCACTGGCCGAGCCAGGTGTTGGCGCCGAAGAGCAGCACGAAGACGAGACCCGAGATAACAGGCGAGACCGAAAAGGGCAGATCGATCAGTGTCGTCAGGAACGCCTTGCCCTTGAATTCGAATTTGGCGATCGCCCAGGCAGCGGCGATGCCGAAGACGAGGTTGAGCGGCACGCTGACGCCGGCAACGATCAGCGTCAGGCGGATCGCCGAGAACGTTTCGGCATCCTGGAGTGCTGTGAAGAAAGCGCCGGCACCCTTGCGAAAAGCTTCGACGAAGACGGCTGCAAGCGGCAGGAACAGGATCAAGAGCAGAAAGACGAGCGCAATGACGACCAGCGTGATACGGGCGATCTTGCTCTCTGTGATAGCCGAATGAACCTTGTGCGGCTCTGCGGTTGAAACGGTTGAGGTAGCATTAGACGCCATAACCGTACCTCCGCCTGCTCCAGCTCTGGATGAGATTGATGACAAGCAGCATCGTGAAGGAGATGATCAGCATGACCGCCGCGATGCCGGTCGCTGCTGCATAGTTATATTCTTCGAGCTTGATGACGATCAGCAGTGGGGCGATTTCCGATTTGAACGGCAAGTTGCCGGCAATGAAGATGACCGAGCCGTATTCGCCGACCGCGCGGGCGAAGGCGAGGGCGAAACCCGTCAGGACCGCGGGCGCAAGGCCCGGCAGCAGCACGCGTGCGATTGTCTGGAATCGATTGGCGCCGAGCGTGGCGGCAGCCTCTTCCACTTCCTTGTCGATCTCTTCCATGACCGGCTGGACCGTCCGCACAATGAAGGGCAGGCCGACGAAGATGAGGGCGACGACAATGCCGGCCGGCGTGAAGGCGATCTTGATGCCGAGTGGCGTCAGGAACTGCCCGACCCAGCCGTTCGGAGCGTAGAGGGTGGTCAGCGCGATGCCGGCGACGGCCGTCGGCAGGGCAAAGGGCAGGTCTACCATGGCGTCGATAATGCGCTTTCCGGGAAACCGGTAGCGTACCAGCACCCAGGCAAGGATGACGCCGAAGACGACATTGAGGCAGGCGGCAATGAAGGCGCTGCCGAAGCTGATCCGCAGGGCGCTCAGCGTTCGCTGGTCGAATGCAATGCCGAAGAACTTCTCCCAGCCGAGTGCGCTCGACCGCCAGGCGAGGCCAGACAGCGGAATAAGGACGATGAGGGTAAGCCAGATCAAGGTAAGGCCGAGCGCCAGTCCGAAACCCGGAATGACGCTCGGCCGCTTGAACCGCCACCGTGTGGGGTTATGTGCGCTCATAAGACCTATTATTGGGCCGGCTTGTAGATCTGGTCAAATACGCCGCCATCGCCGAAGAATTTCGGCTGTGCATCCTTCCAGCCGCCGAAGTCGTCAATCGTGGCGAGCGTCAGCTTCGGGAAGCGGGCAATATCAGCCGCATCGGCTGCTTCCGGCTTGATCGGCCGGTAATAGTGCTTTGCCGCGATCTTCTGGCCTTCGTCCGAATAAAGGTAGTTCAGGTAAGCTTCCGCGACCTTGCGGGTGCCCTTCTTATCGACGTTGCCGTCAACGATTGCGACCGGCGGGTCGGCGCGGATCGAGAAGGTTGGGGTCACGATCTCGAACTGGTCGGGACCGAGTTCCTCAAGCGAGAGATAGGCTTCGTTTTCCCAGGCAAGCAGAACATCGCCGAGGCCGCGCTGGACGAATGTGGTCGTAGCGCCACGTGCGCCGCTGTCGAGAACCGGAACGTGCTGGAGGAGCTTGGTCACATAATCCTGCGCCTTGGCTTCGTCACCGCCGTTCGCCTGCTTTGCCCATGCCCAGGCGGCAAGGAAATTCCAGCGGGCGCCGCCGGAAGTCTTCGGGTTCGGCGTGATGACCTGCACATCGTCCTTGATCAGATCGCTCCAATCCTTGATGCCCTTCGGGTTGCCCTTGCGGACGAGGAAGACGATCGTCGATGTATAGGGGGTCGAATTGTTCGGGAATTTGGTCTTCCAGTCGGCCGGGATCTTGCCCGTGGCCTTTGCGATCGCGTTGATGTCGCCTTCGAGGGCGAGGGTTACCACGTCAGCATCAAGGCCGTCGATGACCGACCGCGCCTGTGCGCCGGAACCACCATGAGAGGCTTGGATCGTCACGGCTTCACCGGTGTCAGCCTTCCACTTCGCAGCAAAGGCGGCGTTGAAATCCTTATACAATTCGCGTGTCGGGTCATAGGACACGTTCAGAAGCGTCTGGTCGGCGAATGCCGGTGCGACACTGCCGATGGCAAAGCTACCTGCCATGACCGCGGCCGCGACGAGCCGGGTGAACCTTAAAGTCTGCATGGGAACCCTCCGTGGTTATACGCTAAACTCTATCAACTAGGTCGTATAATGAAACGAAGATTGTTCCGGTTCCGGGGACCAACCTTAGAAAGCCATCCCATTTTCAGTGCGAGATTGCGAATGGGACGTGCTGCCAAGTTGGCCGCGGCCAATTAAGGCACCGTGCCACAGTCGTGATTTTTCTGCCACAGTTCGAGCCGGAAAGTGACATTCGTGTGTCGATTTTTAGTCTTGTTTTGCAGCGGTGACGCTTTCGAGTGCCTACATGGCCTTCCGGTCGTTGGGATTCGGCGACCGATGGTGGGGGTGTCCTTGAAACACTGCTTGCCTCTTTCAAACCGTAAAAGGTCTTTCTGATGTCTATTAAAACTATCCTTCTTGGCTCTGTTGCCGCCCTTGCAGCGGTTTCCGGAGCACATGCAGCCGACGCTATCGTCGCCGCCGAGCCGGAGCCCGTAGAATATGTTCGCGTTTGCGACGCCTACGGGACTGGCTACTTCTACATCCCGGGCACCGAAACCTGCCTTCAGATCAGCGGTTACATCCGTACTGAAGTTCGTTTTGGCCAGAACGTCTCGGGTGATTCCGATGTGAACTTCTGGACTCGCGGTCAGGTTACCTTCCAGACCAAAAACGACACCGAGTACGGCACGCTCACGGGCGTTATCACGTTGCGTACCAACGCTGACAACGCCACCGATCAGGAAACCCTGCTCGATGAAGGCTATATCGACATTGCCGGCTTCCGCGCTGGTAAGCTGTACAGCTGGTGGGACGACGATCTGAGCGGCGAGACGGACACGCTCTCGAGCAACGAGACGACCCACAACTCGATCCGTTATCAGTACGAGACCGACAGCTTCGCAGCCGGTGTCTCGGTCGACGAACTTGAAGAAGACTATGTCGAGAAGCCGGGTGAAGGCCCGAACAACTTCGGCGTTGCAGCCCAGGTCTCGTTCAAGAGTGGCGCATTCAGCGGCTACCTGCTTGGTGGTTACGATACGGATAACGAAGAAGGCGCCATCCGCGCTATCGTTTATGCCGATATCGGTCCAGGCACTCTCGGCCTCGCTGGCATCTGGGCCAGTGGCGCCAACTACTACTACGAAGCGTCCGAATGGACGGTCGCAGCCGAGTACAAGATCAAGCTGACCGACAAGTGGGCCGTCACCCCGGCCTTCCAGTACTTCGACAAGATCGATATCGATGCTGACGGCGACTTCAGCGGCGGCAGCGCTTATACGACCGGCGTCACCATCGACTACCGGATTGCTGACAATCTGCGCAGCAAGCTCAGCGTCCAGTATCACGACGAAGAAGACGGCGACGACGAAACCTTCGGTTTCCTCCGTTTCCAGCGCGACTTCTAATAAAAAGGGGCCGGAGCGGCCCCTTGTCCTCGATTTGCCTTCCCCCCGCCATGGCGGGGAGAAGGTCGGAAGCGCGAAGC includes:
- a CDS encoding cell wall hydrolase, encoding MRAEISFGKSLVGILFVGLAAASCTTTPKPAAPAKAKTKQAQSAKVTFNYTTKDRDCLKRAMYFESQHSDEDGYMAVGSVVMNRLTSGAYAGSICGVVAQKKQFAPGVMTREVKSQAEPELTTAADAILSGERHPAVKDAMFFHTAGLKFPYNNMHYVTVAGGNAFYEKRDEDGTLETPPPLPSYEVAMNYVPGESMLPPQFEILIPSDVPVPIPSPDPAATASVTPLPMPAAATAIEPQPGTPIAIPTPRPAYDSVMLRPSISANGT
- a CDS encoding porin — protein: MSIKTILLGSVAALAAVSGAHAADAIVAAEPEPVEYVRVCDAYGTGYFYIPGTETCLQISGYIRTEVRFGQNVSGDSDVNFWTRGQVTFQTKNDTEYGTLTGVITLRTNADNATDQETLLDEGYIDIAGFRAGKLYSWWDDDLSGETDTLSSNETTHNSIRYQYETDSFAAGVSVDELEEDYVEKPGEGPNNFGVAAQVSFKSGAFSGYLLGGYDTDNEEGAIRAIVYADIGPGTLGLAGIWASGANYYYEASEWTVAAEYKIKLTDKWAVTPAFQYFDKIDIDADGDFSGGSAYTTGVTIDYRIADNLRSKLSVQYHDEEDGDDETFGFLRFQRDF
- the cysT gene encoding sulfate ABC transporter permease subunit CysT; this translates as MSAHNPTRWRFKRPSVIPGFGLALGLTLIWLTLIVLIPLSGLAWRSSALGWEKFFGIAFDQRTLSALRISFGSAFIAACLNVVFGVILAWVLVRYRFPGKRIIDAMVDLPFALPTAVAGIALTTLYAPNGWVGQFLTPLGIKIAFTPAGIVVALIFVGLPFIVRTVQPVMEEIDKEVEEAAATLGANRFQTIARVLLPGLAPAVLTGFALAFARAVGEYGSVIFIAGNLPFKSEIAPLLIVIKLEEYNYAAATGIAAVMLIISFTMLLVINLIQSWSRRRYGYGV
- the cysW gene encoding sulfate ABC transporter permease subunit CysW; the encoded protein is MASNATSTVSTAEPHKVHSAITESKIARITLVVIALVFLLLILFLPLAAVFVEAFRKGAGAFFTALQDAETFSAIRLTLIVAGVSVPLNLVFGIAAAWAIAKFEFKGKAFLTTLIDLPFSVSPVISGLVFVLLFGANTWLGQWLSANDIKILFAAPGLILATMFVTFPFVARELIPLMQEQGTQDEEAALSLGASGWQAFWHVTLPNIKWGLLYGVLLCNARAMGEFGAVSVVSGHIRGQTNTMPLQVEILYNEYNFTGAFAVASLLALLALVTLVLKTLLEMRYSAEIAASRRH
- a CDS encoding sulfate ABC transporter substrate-binding protein — protein: MQTLRFTRLVAAAVMAGSFAIGSVAPAFADQTLLNVSYDPTRELYKDFNAAFAAKWKADTGEAVTIQASHGGSGAQARSVIDGLDADVVTLALEGDINAIAKATGKIPADWKTKFPNNSTPYTSTIVFLVRKGNPKGIKDWSDLIKDDVQVITPNPKTSGGARWNFLAAWAWAKQANGGDEAKAQDYVTKLLQHVPVLDSGARGATTTFVQRGLGDVLLAWENEAYLSLEELGPDQFEIVTPTFSIRADPPVAIVDGNVDKKGTRKVAEAYLNYLYSDEGQKIAAKHYYRPIKPEAADAADIARFPKLTLATIDDFGGWKDAQPKFFGDGGVFDQIYKPAQ
- a CDS encoding sulfate/molybdate ABC transporter ATP-binding protein encodes the protein MEVRVQNLRKEFDRFPALHDVSLDIRSGELIALLGPSGSGKTTLLRLIAGLESPTDGLIFFGDEDASGKTVQQRNIGFVFQHYALFRHMTVLDNVSFGLKVRNSSRRPPKAEIRKRALELLDLVQLSGLEKRYPAQLSGGQRQRVALARAMAVEPNVLLLDEPFGALDAQVRKDLRKWLREIHDRTGHTTVFVTHDQDEAMELADRVVVMSQGAIEQVGTPDQVYDSPNSPFVFGFVGQSNCLQVEVAGGDIRFEGRSLGLNADGEADGAAQLYFRPHDVRLCESAENCIAGQPVASRRVAGTRHIELDIGKDRPHIEIELPPSEADRLDRSRVAFKPTRWKLFRS